The window GGTTTCTTAGAGTAATCGGGaggtgaaataattaatcttgaaagAGGGATACTTCACACCTTAATTCAgtaaaactcgggagagttgaggttttgagtgggatctttaatctaatcgaactattaggagttaggtctaagaattagaaggggacttcaattattacacctaatctacggatttctcacctcgggagggggtttaatctatatttgtgattgattcaacaattctggagactttaaatggtaaatcggtttcaattgggttaggctatgagttgtgcatcggatccttgaattctgcatatttctctatcatttttacaacttgcttctttgttttcttgtttaagtgcttattttaatctctgtttttatatgcttttagtAGTTGTTagtttaaaaccaaaattctcgatcgtctggatagtagttgaaattggttcgtggtacttaggtttacacttaattgtctctgtgggatacgatatacTCTTGCTTGTTGTTTGCTACgatagccccgtacacttgcgggtattaattgggtaaaataaagttgagtcatataGTCAGGCGAACTCTATGCTAGCTAATTTGCATAGACAAAATAGGACatattaatgatattataattaaagttgaaagacgtttctaattaataaaacagGTATACATATGAAATCACGGAGGATTTATGACAATATGATTAGAGTACGCGTTTTCCTTGAATTATTACGATATTTGTGACCATATTAATCACAAATGTCCAACACAATAAATGTGACCTATCATTGCCATTTGCTGTGGACTGGactttgattatttattatttagaatgTGTATTTAGTTTCGAGAATTAATCATGAAATACtagttgaaaataaaaaaaaaaatttaaaatcctgATTGAAAAGtgacataaattaaatttagagtGTTGgtataaaaatgcaaaagcCAGCGAAATCCCCTTGGAGTCCCAACATCAGACACGCAATCGCTGGTATTTCCGATGAGTCAACTGAAGCCCATTCTCTCACACTTGGACCCGATCATCCCCTCCTCCACCGGCAAATTCAAATCGGCGCCGTATGCCTTCCACCGCGTCCGCTTCCACCCCAGGCTCACCCTCTGGtccttcctcctcctcttcttcgtcctcctcctcttcttctgcTCTCCCCCCGCCGCCTCCCCCGCCGGGAAGCGCCGCAGCCTCCACACCCTCAGCCCTAATTGGGAACTCAAGGCCCGAAATTCGGCCAAGGGCGGCGGTCTCACCGTCCTCGTCACCGGCGCCGCCGGCTTCGTGGGCACCCACGTGGCGATGGCCCTGAAGAAGCGCGGCGACGGAGTGGTCGGCCTCGACAATTTCAACAGCTACTACGAAACCGGGCTGAAGAAAGCCCGAAAAAGCCTCCTGGAACGGCAGGGCGTGTACATCATCGAGGGCGACATAAACGACGGCGCTCTGCTGGCGAAGTTGTTCGAGATCGTCCATTTCAGTCACGTGATGCACCTGGCCGCGCAGGCGGGAGTCCGGTACGCAATGCAGAATCCGAATTCATACGTCCACAGCAACATCAAGGGCTTCGTCAGCTTGCTCGAAGCCTGCAAGAACGCAAACCCTCAGCCCAGCATCGTCTGGGCTTCCTCCAGCTCCGTCTACGGCCTCAATTCCAAGGTCCCCTTCTCGGAGAAGGACAGGACCGATCAGCCTGCCAGCTTGTACGCCGCCACCAAGAAGGCCGGCGAAGAGATCGCTCACACTTACAACCACATCTACGGCCTATCCATCACCGGCCTGCGCTTCTTCACCGTCTACGGGCCGTGGGGGAGGCCCGACATGGCCTACTACTTCTTCACCAAGGACATACTGAGAGGGAAAGAGATCAAGATTTTCCACGGGGCCGCCAGGGATTTCACCTACATTGATGATGTGGTGAAGGGTTGTTTGGCAGCATTGGACACGGCCAAGACGAGCACCGGCAGCGGGGGGACCAAGAGGGGGGCAGCCCAGCTGAGGATATACAATTTGGGGAACACCAGCCCCGTGCCTGTGGGGAAGCTGGTCAGCATATTGGAGAAGTTGCTCAAGGTGAAGGCCAGGAAGAAGGTGCTGCAGATGCCCAGGAACGGCGACGTTTTGTTCACTCATGCCAATATAAGTTTGGCCAGGAACGAGATTGGTTATAACCCCACTGTTGATCTTGAAACTGGGCTGGCCAGGTTTGTCAAGTGGTACGTTAGTTACTATGCGTCCAAGAAGAAGACTGCCTGGTGATTTCCAATCTCATTTTGCTATCCATTACTAGTAGTAGTGCAACCTCTTGTCTTGGACTCAATAattattgcttttttttattaactattAAAATGTCATTACCTTAATGTAACTCTGTTTTATTTCAACTAGGTATTGTACATTAGTTTCGCAGGGAGAAGTTATTTAGAATAAGTGTTTCATGATGCTGATGATAGATGATAGATGATCTCTCGATCTCTCTTAAACTGCCAtcattatttgttagttgGCCAATGCCTCTCATGATTCGTTTGTGTGTTCAACTTATCATGATTGTTTCGTCGCTGATAAAGATGGATTCTTCTTGGACAATGTTTTTTTGGTGATCCAACCATATAATTATGATGCAGCTACCCCCTAAATTAGATATTCATTGCTAGCTACCTCATCATAACTTTCAATACGTTTTTAAGGTACCTTCGACAAGGATTACTTTTGAGCTCAAATGCCGCAGGATAGGCGTTCTCTTTATAACAAAGATGATTCAGTTTGATAGTACACAAGAACccagataaaaatattttagatcaCATTCCTACATAACCATCtaatgcaaaaatattaactcattttattccaaaactatttttatcaaaatatattatagcATATGTGAATATTAAACCG is drawn from Salvia hispanica cultivar TCC Black 2014 chromosome 6, UniMelb_Shisp_WGS_1.0, whole genome shotgun sequence and contains these coding sequences:
- the LOC125196293 gene encoding UDP-glucuronate 4-epimerase 4-like, which gives rise to MSQLKPILSHLDPIIPSSTGKFKSAPYAFHRVRFHPRLTLWSFLLLFFVLLLFFCSPPAASPAGKRRSLHTLSPNWELKARNSAKGGGLTVLVTGAAGFVGTHVAMALKKRGDGVVGLDNFNSYYETGLKKARKSLLERQGVYIIEGDINDGALLAKLFEIVHFSHVMHLAAQAGVRYAMQNPNSYVHSNIKGFVSLLEACKNANPQPSIVWASSSSVYGLNSKVPFSEKDRTDQPASLYAATKKAGEEIAHTYNHIYGLSITGLRFFTVYGPWGRPDMAYYFFTKDILRGKEIKIFHGAARDFTYIDDVVKGCLAALDTAKTSTGSGGTKRGAAQLRIYNLGNTSPVPVGKLVSILEKLLKVKARKKVLQMPRNGDVLFTHANISLARNEIGYNPTVDLETGLARFVKWYVSYYASKKKTAW